Proteins from a genomic interval of Musa acuminata AAA Group cultivar baxijiao chromosome BXJ1-9, Cavendish_Baxijiao_AAA, whole genome shotgun sequence:
- the LOC135593048 gene encoding mitogen-activated protein kinase kinase 5-like, protein MRPGTVPLRPGQHGVSSRARRRPDLTLPLPQRDPAIAVPLPLPPPSAPSTMGAPSAGPSIGPPSFTTTSSSSSSQPPSLSDLERVRRIGSGSGGTVWLVRHRTTGRHYALKVIYGNHEDAVRRQILREIEILRTADNPFVVRCHAMYDDGGEIQILLEFMDGGSLEGRRITSEPFLADVARQVLAGLAYLHRRKIVHRDIKPSNLLIDSGGRVKIADFGVSRILAQTMDPCNSSVGTIAYMSPERINTDLNHGLYDGYAGDIWSFGLSILEFCLGRFPFGDNIGRQGDWASLMCAICYADPPEAPPTASREFRSFISCCLQKDPARRLPAVQLLQHPFITNNHPSLTSSTHP, encoded by the coding sequence ATGAGACCCGGGACGGTCCCGTTGCGGCCAGGTCAGCACGGCGTCTCGAGCCGGGCACGCCGCCGGCCCGACCTAACGCTTCCTCTTCCACAGAGGGACCCCGCCATCGCCGTTCCCCTCCCCCTCCCACCGCCGTCCGCCCCGTCCACCATGGGCGCCCCTTCGGCGGGACCATCGATTGGGCCACCCTCTTTCACTACCACCTCCTCATCATCGTCGTCCCAGCCGCCGAGCTTGTCCGACCTCGAGCGGGTACGACGcattggcagcggcagcggcggcaccGTGTGGTTGGTCCGCCACCGAACCACCGGCCGGCACTACGCCCTCAAGGTCATCTACGGCAACCACGAGGACGCCGTCCGGCGCCAGATCCTGCGTGAGATCGAGATCCTCCGCACGGCCGACAACCCCTTCGTGGTCCGGTGCCACGCGATGTACGACGACGGCGGCGAGATCCAGATCCTGCTCGAGTTCATGGACGGCGGCTCCCTCGAGGGCCGCCGCATCACCTCCGAGCCCTTCCTCGCCGACGTCGCCCGCCAGGTCCTCGCGGGGCTCGCCTATCTCCACCGCAGGAAGATCGTGCACCGCGACATCAAGCCCTCCAACCTCCTCATCGACTCCGGCGGCCGCGTCAAGATCGCCGACTTCGGCGTCAGCCGGATCCTGGCGCAGACCATGGACCCCTGCAACTCCTCCGTCGGCACCATCGCGTACATGAGCCCCGAGCGGATCAACACCGATCTCAATCACGGGCTCTACGACGGCTACGCCGGCGACATCTGGAGCTTCGGCCTCAGCATCCTCGAGTTCTGCCTCGGCCGCTTCCCCTTCGGCGACAACATCGGCCGGCAGGGGGATTGGGCATCGCTCATGTGCGCCATCTGCTACGCCGATCCACCGGAGGCGCCACCCACCGCCTCCCGCGAGTTCCGGAGCTTCATCTCCTGCTGCCTGCAGAAGGATCCGGCGCGGCGCCTCCCCGCGGTGCAGCTCCTCCAGCACCCGTTCATCACCAACAACCACCCTTCCTTGACATCCTCCACCCACCCATGA
- the LOC135586816 gene encoding uncharacterized protein LOC135586816 isoform X1: MLAADSMLRTPWLRLGIPGVSWIRCPRAVDFVRLGFRPRSATLEPTTEARKADSLRWIACFKEPVAKGKKVEAEYVRGGEDLWDAASASQQGGYPEHLVVMVNGLVGSAEDWRFAAEQFVRRLPDKVLVHRSECNSLTLTFDGVDLMGERLAEEVLSVVKRRKGIRKISFVAHSLGGLVARYAVGRLYEPITTMESSLDTESRTDKSISMEGRIAGLEPMNFITFASPHLGSRGHKQLPFLCGLPFLERRASETAHFIVGRTGKHLFLTDNDDGKPPLLLRMVDDCDDIKFRSALRSFKRRVAYANANFDHMVGWRTSSIRRQRELPKHHLLLDDNKYPHIVFVDKGDKINNHNETSTVAEAIKDELEEKMIRGLTQVSWERVDVSFQKSRQRYIAHNTIQVKSYWLNSDGADVIFHMIDNFII; encoded by the exons ATGCTCGCCGCCGACTCGATGCTCCGGACGCCTTGGCTCCGATTGGGGATCCCCGGTGTCAGCTGGATCCGCTGCCCCAGGGCGGTCGATTTCGTGAGATTAGGGTTCCGCCCACGATCCGCCACTCTGGAACCGACGACCGAAGCTCGGAAGGCGGATTCGCTCCGGTGGATAGCCTGCTTCAAGGAGCCCGTGGCCAAGGGGAAGAAGGTGGAGGCGGAGTACGTCCGCGGCGGCGAGGACCTCTGGGACGCCGCGTCGGCGTCGCAGCAGGGGGGTTACCCCGAGCATCTCGTTGTAATGGTTAATGGACTGGTCGGGAG TGCTGAAGATTGGAGGTTTGCTGCAGAACAATTTGTCAGAAGACTTCCGGATAAAGTTCTTGTCCACC GCAGTGAATGCAATTCTTTGACACTAACATTTGATGGGGTTGATTTGATGGGCGAGAGGCTAGCTGAAGAG GTTTTATCAGTTGTTAAGCGAAGAAAGGGCATTCGTAAGATTTCATTTGTTGCTCACTCCTTGGGTGGCTTGGTAGCCAGATATGCTGTAGGAAGGCTCTATGAACCTATCACCACAATGGAGTCATCTCTTGACACTGAAAGCCGCACAGACAAAAGCATCAGCATGGAAGGTAGAATAGCTGGGTTGGAACCGATGAACTTCATAACATTTGCCTCACCCCATTTAGGTTCAAGAGGGCACAAACAG CTTCCTTTTCTCTGTGGACTTCCATTTCTGGAAAGAAGGGCATCTGAAACTGCACACTTTATTGTTGGGAGGACTGGAAAACATCTATTCCTGACAGATAATGATGATGGAAAGCCTCCACTTCTCCTGCGAATGGTTGATGactgtgatgatataaaattccG ATCAGCTTTGCGCTCTTTCAAGCGCCGAGTTGCATATGCCAATGCAAATTTTGATC ATATGGTCGGATGGAGAACATCATCAATACGGCGTCAACGTGAACTACCAAAA CATCATCTTCTTTTAGATGACAATAAGTATCCACACATTGTTTTTGTGGATAAAGGTGATAAGATAAACAATCATAATGAAACATCCACAGTAGCAGAGGCTATAAAAGATGAACTGGAAG AAAAGATGATCAGAGGCCTTACACAAGTATCTTGGGAGCGTGTCGATGTAAGCTTTCAAAAAAGTAGACAAAGATACATAGCACACAACACAATCCAG GTCAAGAGCTACTGGTTGAACTCAGATGGTGCGGATGTGATCTTCCATATGATAGACAACTTTATCATCTAG
- the LOC135586816 gene encoding putative lipase ROG1 isoform X2 gives MLAADSMLRTPWLRLGIPGVSWIRCPRAVDFVRLGFRPRSATLEPTTEARKADSLRWIACFKEPVAKGKKVEAEYVRGGEDLWDAASASQQGGYPEHLVVMVNGLVGSAEDWRFAAEQFVRRLPDKVLVHRSECNSLTLTFDGVDLMGERLAEEVLSVVKRRKGIRKISFVAHSLGGLVARYAVGRLYEPITTMESSLDTESRTDKSISMEGRIAGLEPMNFITFASPHLGSRGHKQLPFLCGLPFLERRASETAHFIVGRTGKHLFLTDNDDGKPPLLLRMVDDCDDIKFRSALRSFKRRVAYANANFDQHHQYGVNVNYQKKDDQRPYTSILGACRCKLSKK, from the exons ATGCTCGCCGCCGACTCGATGCTCCGGACGCCTTGGCTCCGATTGGGGATCCCCGGTGTCAGCTGGATCCGCTGCCCCAGGGCGGTCGATTTCGTGAGATTAGGGTTCCGCCCACGATCCGCCACTCTGGAACCGACGACCGAAGCTCGGAAGGCGGATTCGCTCCGGTGGATAGCCTGCTTCAAGGAGCCCGTGGCCAAGGGGAAGAAGGTGGAGGCGGAGTACGTCCGCGGCGGCGAGGACCTCTGGGACGCCGCGTCGGCGTCGCAGCAGGGGGGTTACCCCGAGCATCTCGTTGTAATGGTTAATGGACTGGTCGGGAG TGCTGAAGATTGGAGGTTTGCTGCAGAACAATTTGTCAGAAGACTTCCGGATAAAGTTCTTGTCCACC GCAGTGAATGCAATTCTTTGACACTAACATTTGATGGGGTTGATTTGATGGGCGAGAGGCTAGCTGAAGAG GTTTTATCAGTTGTTAAGCGAAGAAAGGGCATTCGTAAGATTTCATTTGTTGCTCACTCCTTGGGTGGCTTGGTAGCCAGATATGCTGTAGGAAGGCTCTATGAACCTATCACCACAATGGAGTCATCTCTTGACACTGAAAGCCGCACAGACAAAAGCATCAGCATGGAAGGTAGAATAGCTGGGTTGGAACCGATGAACTTCATAACATTTGCCTCACCCCATTTAGGTTCAAGAGGGCACAAACAG CTTCCTTTTCTCTGTGGACTTCCATTTCTGGAAAGAAGGGCATCTGAAACTGCACACTTTATTGTTGGGAGGACTGGAAAACATCTATTCCTGACAGATAATGATGATGGAAAGCCTCCACTTCTCCTGCGAATGGTTGATGactgtgatgatataaaattccG ATCAGCTTTGCGCTCTTTCAAGCGCCGAGTTGCATATGCCAATGCAAATTTTGATC AACATCATCAATACGGCGTCAACGTGAACTACCAAAA AAAAGATGATCAGAGGCCTTACACAAGTATCTTGGGAGCGTGTCGATGTAAGCTTTCAAAAAAGTAG
- the LOC135586816 gene encoding putative lipase ROG1 isoform X3: protein MLAADSMLRTPWLRLGIPGVSWIRCPRAVDFVRLGFRPRSATLEPTTEARKADSLRWIACFKEPVAKGKKVEAEYVRGGEDLWDAASASQQGGYPEHLVVMVNGLVGSAEDWRFAAEQFVRRLPDKVLVHRSECNSLTLTFDGVDLMGERLAEEVLSVVKRRKGIRKISFVAHSLGGLVARYAVGRLYEPITTMESSLDTESRTDKSISMEGRIAGLEPMNFITFASPHLGSRGHKQLPFLCGLPFLERRASETAHFIVGRTGKHLFLTDNDDGKPPLLLRMVDDCDDIKFRSALRSFKRRVAYANANFDQHHQYGVNVNYQNIIFF, encoded by the exons ATGCTCGCCGCCGACTCGATGCTCCGGACGCCTTGGCTCCGATTGGGGATCCCCGGTGTCAGCTGGATCCGCTGCCCCAGGGCGGTCGATTTCGTGAGATTAGGGTTCCGCCCACGATCCGCCACTCTGGAACCGACGACCGAAGCTCGGAAGGCGGATTCGCTCCGGTGGATAGCCTGCTTCAAGGAGCCCGTGGCCAAGGGGAAGAAGGTGGAGGCGGAGTACGTCCGCGGCGGCGAGGACCTCTGGGACGCCGCGTCGGCGTCGCAGCAGGGGGGTTACCCCGAGCATCTCGTTGTAATGGTTAATGGACTGGTCGGGAG TGCTGAAGATTGGAGGTTTGCTGCAGAACAATTTGTCAGAAGACTTCCGGATAAAGTTCTTGTCCACC GCAGTGAATGCAATTCTTTGACACTAACATTTGATGGGGTTGATTTGATGGGCGAGAGGCTAGCTGAAGAG GTTTTATCAGTTGTTAAGCGAAGAAAGGGCATTCGTAAGATTTCATTTGTTGCTCACTCCTTGGGTGGCTTGGTAGCCAGATATGCTGTAGGAAGGCTCTATGAACCTATCACCACAATGGAGTCATCTCTTGACACTGAAAGCCGCACAGACAAAAGCATCAGCATGGAAGGTAGAATAGCTGGGTTGGAACCGATGAACTTCATAACATTTGCCTCACCCCATTTAGGTTCAAGAGGGCACAAACAG CTTCCTTTTCTCTGTGGACTTCCATTTCTGGAAAGAAGGGCATCTGAAACTGCACACTTTATTGTTGGGAGGACTGGAAAACATCTATTCCTGACAGATAATGATGATGGAAAGCCTCCACTTCTCCTGCGAATGGTTGATGactgtgatgatataaaattccG ATCAGCTTTGCGCTCTTTCAAGCGCCGAGTTGCATATGCCAATGCAAATTTTGATC AACATCATCAATACGGCGTCAACGTGAACTACCAAAA CATCATCTTCTTTTAG
- the LOC103997868 gene encoding transcription factor MYB36 → MGRAPCCDKANVKKGPWSPEEDTILKAYIEEHGTGGNWIALPHKIGLKRCGKSCRLRWLNYLRPNIKHGDFSEEEDLIICSLYISIGSRWSIIAAQLPGRTDNDIKNHWNTKLKKKLLGKKREPLQHRRVLATQQPSNDKPPPAVTSSALERIQLHMHLQSLHNPFSFYHNPAQWPDYHALGESNFQSHNMDDMAKAQALGDMAAYQAKLDVHNTAIQEEMDCSTLGFRSPPDSIGAPSTDRSSSSSNPLEPATGCKLYGSCDYNQTTVEAEIMDSWDCNGFSEDTSGLWDLTAVIHADSMLQEYMKGRQ, encoded by the exons atggggaggGCTCCGTGCTGCGACAAAGCTAACGTGAAGAAGGGACCATGGTCGCCGGAGGAGGATACGATACTCAAGGCTTATATTGAAGAGCATGGAACTGGTGGTAACTGGATTGCGTTGCCTCATAAGATCG GGCTGAAGAGGTGTGGGAAGAGTTGCAGGCTGAGATGGCTGAATTATCTGAGGCCTAACATCAAACATGGCGACTTCTCTGAAGAGGAAGACCTCATCATTTGTAGTCTCTACATAAGCATTGGGAGCAG GTGGTCAATAATAGCAGCTCAATTACCAGGGAGAACGGACAATGACATTAAGAACCACTGGAACACAAAGCTCAAGAAGAAACTGCTGGGCAAGAAAAGAGAACCATTGCAGCATCGACGCGTGCTTGCTACTCAACAGCCAAGCAATGACAAACCTCCGCCAGCAGTGACTTCATCTGCCCTCGAAAGAATTCAGCTCCACATGCATCTCCAAAGTCTCCACAACCCCTTTTCCTTCTACCACAACCCTGCACAGTGGCCTGACTACCATGCTCTGGGAGAGAGCAACTTCCAGAGCCACAACATGGATGACATGGCCAAAGCTCAGGCTCTGGGCGACATGGCTGCATACCAAGCTAAACTCGACGTGCATAACACAGCCATCCAAGAAGAAATGGACTGCTCAACGTTAGGGTTTCGTTCACCTCCGGACAGCATCGGTGCTCCGAGCACGGATCGTTCCAGCTCAAGCTCTAATCCATTAGAACCGGCGACCGGGTGCAAGCTATACGGATCGTGTGACTACAACCAGACGACTGTGGAAGCAGAGATCATGGATTCGTGGGACTGTAATGGCTTCTCCGAGGACACGTCCGGACTTTGGGACTTGACTGCTGTCATCCATGCAGATTCCATGCTTCAAGAGTACATGAAAGGGAGGCAATGA
- the LOC103997871 gene encoding beta-1,3-galactosyltransferase pvg3-like, with protein MTKPSLHTCSSNISFVLLSAAMISLVFFVIYPNEFRLQSMVTSRPSSLTNFMETVSLKPDFRLLIGILTLPDSYERRHLVRHAYALQSNVSDARIDVRFVFCNLTKEEQRVLVAMEIMLYDDIIILNCTENMDNGKTYTYFSSLPKILEGINGIERPYDYVMKTDDDTYFRLQNLAESLRRLPREDMYYGFLTPCHDRRAPNSYMSGMGYVLSWDLVEWIATSEMPRDHQVGPEDLVTGSWLRAGGRGKNRFDIKLAMYDYMEEPRLCSRHEFVPDTIAVHKLKNNLRWATTLKYFNATEGLKPSKLYHL; from the coding sequence ATGACGAAGCCATCCCTGCATACTTGTTCCTCCAACATCTCCTTCGTCCTCCTCTCGGCAGCCATGATATCTCTCGTCTTCTTCGTCATCTACCCCAATGAGTTCCGGCTCCAGTCCATGGTCACTTCCCGGCCCTCCTCGCTAACAAACTTCATGGAGACCGTGTCCCTGAAGCCTGACTTCCGTCTCCTCATCGGCATCCTCACCCTACCGGACAGCTACGAGCGGCGGCACCTCGTCCGCCACGCTTATGCCCTCCAGTCCAACGTCTCCGATGCCCGAATCGATGTTCGTTTTGTCTTCTGCAACCTCACCAAGGAGGAGCAGCGAGTGCTGGTGGCCATGGAGATCATGCTCTATGATGATATCATCATCCTCAACTGCACCGAGAACATGGACAACGGCAAGACCTACACCTACTTCTCCAGCCTCCCGAAGATCCTCGAGGGCATCAACGGCATTGAGCGGCCGTACGACTACGTCATGAAGACGGACGACGACACCTACTTCCGGCTTCAGAACTTGGCGGAATCGTTAAGGAGGCTGCCGAGGGAGGACATGTACTACGGCTTTTTAACTCCCTGCCATGACCGGCGAGCTCCGAACAGCTACATGTCGGGAATGGGATATGTCTTGTCGTGGGATTTGGTGGAGTGGATTGCGACGTCGGAGATGCCGAGGGATCATCAGGTTGGGCCGGAGGACTTGGTGACGGGGTCGTGGCTGAGAGCCGGAGGTCGGGGGAAGAACAGGTTCGACATCAAGTTGGCGATGTACGACTACATGGAGGAGCCACGACTGTGCTCTCGGCATGAGTTCGTGCCGGACACCATCGCCGTGCACAAGCTCAAGAACAACTTGAGGTGGGCGACGACCCTCAAGTACTTCAACGCCACTGAGGGGCTGAAGCCTTCTAAGCTGTATCATTTATAG
- the LOC135593050 gene encoding DNA repair protein XRCC3 homolog isoform X2, whose amino-acid sequence MLPGIEPLNPLPLLPAQKLTLGCPVLDRLLRGGLPVGSVTEIAGESAAGKTQLCLQLLLAALLPPSRGGLSAASLFIHSEFPFPIRRLHALSSSSSAADPLDHIFVAAAHSPDDLLSLLAAVDGLLARPPTHLPVRLIVVDSIAALFRSDFDNNPKDLKKRSFLFFKIAAKLKEQARRFGSVVVVTNQVVDVVGSEEGANGQRVGNYASLWSSGRRVCPALGLSWANCVNTRLFLSRKDDVADDAGSSRTRRWMQVVFAPHLPEASCEFVIVREGVSGIEPQRVAGR is encoded by the exons ATGCTACCTGGAATCGAACCCTTAAACCCCCTCCCCCTCCTTCCGGCCCAGAAGCTCACCCTCGGCTGCCCCGTCCTCGACCGGCTCCTCCGCGGCGGCCTCCCCGTCGGTTCCGTCACCGAGATCGCCGGCGAGAGTGCCGCCGGCAAGACCCAACTCTGCCTCCAGCTCCTCCTCGCAGCCCTCCTCCCCCCCTCCCGCGGCGGCCTCTCCGCCGCCTCCCTCTTCATCCACTCCGAGTTCCCGTTCCCGATTCGCCGCCTCCACGCCCTCTCCTCGTCGTCCTCGGCCGCCGACCCTCTCGACCACATCTTCGTCGCCGCCGCCCACTCCCCCGACGacctcctctccctcctcgcCGCCGTCGACGGCCTTCTCGCTCGTCCCCCCACCCACCTCCCCGTCAGGCTCATCGTGGTCGACTCCATCGCTGCCCTCTTCCGCTCCGACTTCGATAACAACCCCAAAGACCTAAAGAAGCGATCTTTCCTGTTCTTCAAGATCGCAGCCAAGCTCAAGGAGCAAGCAAGGCGATTCGGGTCGGTGGTGGTCGTGACCAACCAGGTCGTCGACGTCGTCGGCTCCGAGGAAGGAGCCAATGGGCAGAGGGTGGGGAATTACGCTTCTCTGTGGTCTTCGGGGAGGCGGGTTTGCCCGGCTTTAGGGCTCTCTTGGGCGAATTGCGTAAATACTAGACTCTTCTTGTCGAGGAAGGACGACGTTGCGGACGACGCTGGCTCATCGAGAACTAGGAGGTGGATGCAGGTTGTGTTTGCGCCACACTTGCCCGAGGCTTCTTGCGAGTTTGTGATCGTCAGAGAAGGGGTGTCTGGTATCGAGCCGCAAAG AGTCGCCGGACGATGA
- the LOC135593049 gene encoding uncharacterized protein LOC135593049, which translates to MVNLRSLLGGQGSEPPLPASPTDPQPPTPAPSTDPQPGSAGAPLEVEAGRPSKKAKTTPSKGPEASSHRGGAVPSRRTAGKGLRPVSVRDLCRLPARDGEPYLTRLASEILPGELSDPLVPRWEGLSRGSKVWAGGDPSATFLRGALHPDMARDLYVLPSEALLNKLAQSLTWGLHYAVALMDKVRDAGRVIGGLASRNAELVRQVEEVRAGAGPEAVAAAEQSALDLEAEAARLRSELEVSKKANEGLQKTIRVERTELRLVKTEASALNKKLEEAKAEAKTASQALAEEARLRPARDKELLEAYKRSEGFELGLTRTGRVSFEYGYRIATSRFRARHPGLEVEEDPFTPHPEDRGVDMPEEVPFDDRLEVPQK; encoded by the exons ATGGTGAACCTGCGCTCGCTCCTGGGGGGTCAGGGTTCAGAGCCCCCCCTTCCAGCTTCGCCAACCGATCCGCAACCTCCTACTCCCGCTCCGTCGACCGACCCGCAACCCGGCTCGGCGGGCGCCCCGTTGGAGGTCGAGGCTGGGCGCCCTTCGAAGAAGGCGAAGACAACCCCGTCGAAGGGGCCCGAGGCGAGCTCTCATCGTGGAGGGGCAGTCCCTAGTCGTCGGACGGCCGGGAAGGGTCTTCGCCCTGTCTCCGTGCGCGACCTCTGCCGGCTTCCTGCCAGAGACGGGGAGCCGTACCTGACGCGGCTAGCGAGCGAGATCCTGCCTGGTGAGCTCAGCGACCCCTTGGTTCCCCGCTGGGAGGGTTTGTCCCGGGGGTCTaaggtgtgggccggaggggatccctcCGCGACGTTCCTCCGAGGCGCGCTCCATCCCGATATGGCTCGGGACTTGTATGTCCTGCCCTCGGAGGCGTTGCTCAACAAGTTGGCCCAGTCACTGACCTGG GGTCTCCACTACGCGGTGGCCCTGATGGACAAGGTGCGCGACGCCGGCCGGGTCATCGGGGGCCTGGCCAGTCGCAACGCTGAACTCGTCCGCCAGGTTGAAGAGGTTCGAGCCGGAGCTGGTCCGGAGGCCGTGGCGGCTGCCGAGCAGAGTGCGTTGGAcctggaggcggaggcggcgcgcCTCCGGTCGGAGCTCGAGGTTTCTAAGAAGGCGAACGAGGGACTCCAGAAAACAATAAGGGTGGAGCGGACTGAGCTCCGCCTGGTGAAGACGGAGGCGAGCGCCCTCAACAAAAAGCTGGAGGAGGCGAAGGCTGAGGCGAAGACGGCCTCGCAGGcgctggcggaggaggcccgTCTCCGACCCGCGAGAGACAAGGAGCTCCTTGAGGCCTACAAGAGGTCGGAGGGGTTCGAGctcgggctgacgcggacggggcgggtatcCTTTGAATATGGATACCGTATCGCTACGTCCCGTTTCCGTGCTCGTCACCCGGgtctcgaggtggaggaggacccTTTTACCCCTCACCCCGAGGACCGGGGGGTGGATATGCCTGAGGAAGTCCCCTTCGACGATCGCCTAGAGGTCCCCCAAAAATAA
- the LOC135593050 gene encoding DNA repair protein XRCC3 homolog isoform X1 produces MLPGIEPLNPLPLLPAQKLTLGCPVLDRLLRGGLPVGSVTEIAGESAAGKTQLCLQLLLAALLPPSRGGLSAASLFIHSEFPFPIRRLHALSSSSSAADPLDHIFVAAAHSPDDLLSLLAAVDGLLARPPTHLPVRLIVVDSIAALFRSDFDNNPKDLKKRSFLFFKIAAKLKEQARRFGSVVVVTNQVVDVVGSEEGANGQRVGNYASLWSSGRRVCPALGLSWANCVNTRLFLSRKDDVADDAGSSRTRRWMQVVFAPHLPEASCEFVIVREGVSGIEPQSRDLCVDAAGSGLQMAGIRRGFLGGAVVTDVGDLTGKFHGVKWVRRRSSTCTQVGSVVRPDPSDDQVSDGGEEFLSEIVPLLLGARGYL; encoded by the exons ATGCTACCTGGAATCGAACCCTTAAACCCCCTCCCCCTCCTTCCGGCCCAGAAGCTCACCCTCGGCTGCCCCGTCCTCGACCGGCTCCTCCGCGGCGGCCTCCCCGTCGGTTCCGTCACCGAGATCGCCGGCGAGAGTGCCGCCGGCAAGACCCAACTCTGCCTCCAGCTCCTCCTCGCAGCCCTCCTCCCCCCCTCCCGCGGCGGCCTCTCCGCCGCCTCCCTCTTCATCCACTCCGAGTTCCCGTTCCCGATTCGCCGCCTCCACGCCCTCTCCTCGTCGTCCTCGGCCGCCGACCCTCTCGACCACATCTTCGTCGCCGCCGCCCACTCCCCCGACGacctcctctccctcctcgcCGCCGTCGACGGCCTTCTCGCTCGTCCCCCCACCCACCTCCCCGTCAGGCTCATCGTGGTCGACTCCATCGCTGCCCTCTTCCGCTCCGACTTCGATAACAACCCCAAAGACCTAAAGAAGCGATCTTTCCTGTTCTTCAAGATCGCAGCCAAGCTCAAGGAGCAAGCAAGGCGATTCGGGTCGGTGGTGGTCGTGACCAACCAGGTCGTCGACGTCGTCGGCTCCGAGGAAGGAGCCAATGGGCAGAGGGTGGGGAATTACGCTTCTCTGTGGTCTTCGGGGAGGCGGGTTTGCCCGGCTTTAGGGCTCTCTTGGGCGAATTGCGTAAATACTAGACTCTTCTTGTCGAGGAAGGACGACGTTGCGGACGACGCTGGCTCATCGAGAACTAGGAGGTGGATGCAGGTTGTGTTTGCGCCACACTTGCCCGAGGCTTCTTGCGAGTTTGTGATCGTCAGAGAAGGGGTGTCTGGTATCGAGCCGCAAAG ccgtgacctctgtgtcgacgcggctggttcagggctccaaatggctgGGATCAGACGTGGCTTCCTCGGGGGTGCTGTGGTGACTGATGTGGGGGATTTGACTGGAAAGTTCCACGGCGTCAAGTGGGTTCGGcggcggtcgagtacctgcacacaggtcgggtcggtggttcggcccgacccctccgacgatcaagtcagtgatggtGGAGAGGAGTTTTTGAGTGAGATCGTCCCCCTCCTGTTGGGAGCCAgagggtatttataa
- the LOC135593052 gene encoding fasciclin-like arabinogalactan protein 14, which translates to MASRPQLSLLLVFVSFLVLLSSATAHNITRLLSQFPDFSNFNSLLSQADIASEVNRRQTITVLAVDNSAASSLSSLDSDTLKQVLSIHVILDYYDKEKIHNLKRRSTLFTTLFQTTGVAANRMGFLNATKLSDGRLAFGSGVPGSPLVATYVKSVAAKPYNLSVLQISAVIVPQGINGTPLAPFGAPITAPPEVPVPAPAPVDDSTADSPAEAPEASAPEPAADAPEADAPDADSPAAGPAADGDAPSPAGGEEDQKSAAVPVAGCISVGLTVAGALFFAV; encoded by the coding sequence ATGGCTTCGAGGCCCCaactctccctcctcctcgtcttcgtcTCCTTCCTCGTCCTGCTCTCCTCCGCCACCGCCCACAACATCACCCGCCTCCTCTCCCAATTCCCCGACTTCTCCAACTTCAACTCTCTCCTCAGCCAGGCCGACATCGCCTCTGAGGTCAACCGCCGCCAGACCATCACCGTCCTCGCGGTCGACAACTCCGCGGCCTCCTCCCTCTCCAGCCTCGACTCCGACACGCTCAAGCAGGTCCTCTCCATCCACGTCATCCTCGACTACTACGACAAAGAGAAGATCCACAACCTCAAGCGCCGGTCCACCCTGTTCACCACCCTATTCCAGACCACCGGCGTCGCCGCCAACCGCATGGGGTTCCTCAACGCCACCAAGCTGTCGGACGGGCGGCTTGCCTTCGGGTCGGGGGTACCCGGGTCGCCGCTAGTGGCCACCTACGTCAAGTCCGTCGCCGCCAAGCCGTACAACCTCTCGGTTCTCCAAATCAGCGCCGTCATCGTCCCGCAAGGCATCAACGGCACGCCGCTGGCGCCTTTCGGCGCTCCAATAACAGCGCCACCGGAGGTGCCGGTGCCTGCACCGGCGCCCGTGGACGATTCGACGGCTGACAGTCCGGCGGAGGCCCCCGAGGCGAGCGCCCCTGAGCCAGCGGCAGACGCACCGGAAGCAGACGCACCGGATGCGGATTCGCCGGCTGCCGGACCTGCAGCAGACGGAGATGCACCGTCTCCTGCGGGGGGGGAGGAGGATCAGAAATCGGCAGCAGTTCCGGTGGCGGGTTGCATCAGCGTGGGACTCACCGTGGCGGGCGCCCTATTCTTTGCCGTATGA